Proteins from a genomic interval of Phocoena phocoena chromosome 20, mPhoPho1.1, whole genome shotgun sequence:
- the DMPK gene encoding myotonin-protein kinase isoform X1: MVLPARHVSRGAAEAASAAGAGPRLPGAGAPARPSPGRPPGAGRVRPGPGQVCGRLPGVGPKLRVSQSVVQEPPVSEPRVEPIAERLKEARLQRDDFEILKVIGRGAFSEVAVVKMKQTGQVYAMKIMNKWDMLKRGEVSCFREERDVLVNGDQRWITQLHFAFQDENYLYLVMEYYVGGDLLTLLSKFGERIPAEMARFYLAEIVMAIDSVHRLGYVHRDIKPDNILLDRCGHIRLADFGSCLKLRADGTVRSLVAVGTPDYLSPEILQAVGGGPGTGSYGPECDWWALGVLAYEMFYGQTPFYADSTAETYGKIVHYKEHLSLPLADAGVPDEVRDLIQQLLCPPETRLGRNGAGDFQKHPFFFGLDWDSLRDSAPPFTPDFEGATDTCNFDVVEDGLTAMVSGGGETLSDMQEGTPLGVHLPFVGYSSYSCMALGDDEIPGSTPMELEAEALPEPLQEPSLEPTVPPPEETAEAAVPEAIPEAVAEAQVTLRELQEALEEEVLTRQSLSQELEAIRTANQNFASQLREAQARNRDLEAHVRQLQERMELLQAGGAAAVTGVPSPRATDPPSHMAPRPWLWASARWWGQAPCTAATCCSLPGSLGLAYRRRVPCSCSPLLWLVPPPWAALGWWPAPAILPQSDPAREPPSPPEP; the protein is encoded by the exons ATGGTGCTGCCTGCCCGACATGTCAGCCGAGGTGCGGCTGAGGCGGCTTCAGCAGCTGGTGCTGGACCCCGGCTTCCTGGGGCTGGAGCCCCTGCTCGACCTTCTCCTGGGCGTCCACCAGGAGCTGGGCGCGTCCGACCTGGCCCAGGACAAGTATGTGGCCGACTTCCTGGAGTGGG CCCTAAACTCAGGGTTTCCCAGAGTGTGGTCCAAGAGCCACCAGTATCTGAGCCTAG agtgGAGCCCATCGCGGAGAGGCTTAAGGAGGCCCGACTGCAGAGGGATGACTTCGAGATTCTGAAGGTGATCGGACGCGGGGCGTTCAGCGAG GTGGCGGTGGTGAAGATGAAGCAGACGGGCCAGGTGTACGCCATGAAGATCATGAACAAGTGGGACATGCTGAAGAGAGGCGAG GTGTCGTGCTTCCGCGAAGAGAGGGATGTGTTGGTGAACGGGGACCAGCGCTGGATCACGCAGCTGCACTTCGCCTTCCAGGACGAGAACTACCTG TACCTGGTCATGGAGTACTACGTGGGCGGGGACCTGCTAACGCTGCTGAGCAAGTTTGGGGAGCGGATCCCGGCCGAGATGGCGCGCTTCTACCTGGCCGAGATTGTCATGGCCATAGACTCGGTGCACCGGCTGGGCTACGTGCACAG GGACATCAAACCGGACAACATCCTGCTGGACCGCTGCGGCCACATCCGCTTGGCCGACTTCGGCTCCTGCCTCAAGTTGCGGGCGGATGGAACG GTGCGGTCACTGGTGGCTGTGGGCACCCCGGACTACTTGTCTCCCGAGATCCTGCAGGCCGTGGGCGGTGGGCCCGGGACTGGCAGCTACGGGCCCGAGTGTGACTGGTGGGCACTGGGCGTGCTCGCCTATGAAATGTTCTATGGGCAGACGCCCTTCTACGCCGACTCCACGGCTGAGACCTACGGCAAGATCGTGCACTACAAG GAGCACCTGTCTCTACCGCTGGCAGACGCAGGAGTCCCCGACGAGGTTCGCGATCTCATCCAGCAGCTGCTGTGTCCCCCCGAGACGCGCCTGGGCCGGAATGGAGCAGGCGATTTCCAGAAGCATCCTTTCTTCTTTGGCCTTGACTGGGACAGCCTCCGAGACAGCGCGCCCCCCTTTACGCCGGATTTCGAGGGTGCCACGGACACATGCAACTTCGATGTGGTGGAAGACGGGCTCACTGCCATGGTGAGCGGGGGCGGG GAGACGCTGTCGGATATGCAGGAGGGCACGCCACTGGGGGTCCACCTGCCTTTCGTGGGCTACTCCTCCTATTCCTGCATGGCCCTTGG ggATGATGAGATCCCGGGCTCCACGCCCATGGAACTGGAGGCCGAGGCGTTGCCTGAGCCATTGCAAGAGCCCAGCCTGGAACCCACGGTGCCCCCACCAGAGGAAACA GCTGAAGCGGCAGTTCCGGAGGCCATTCCGGAGGCGGTGGCAGAGGCCCAGGTGACGCTGCGGGAACTCCAGGaggccctggaggaggaggtgctCACCCGACAGAGCCTGAGCCAGGAGCTGGAGGCCATCCGAACGGCCAACCAGAACTTCGCCAG CCAACTCCGCGAGGCCCAGGCCCGTAACCGAGACCTGGAGGCGCACGTCCGGCAGCTGCAGGAGCGGATGGAGTTGCTTCAGGCCGGGGGAGCCGCAG ctGTCACGGGGGTCCCCAGTCCCCGGGCCACGGATCCACCTTCCCAT ATGGCCCCCCGGCCGTGGCTCTGGGCCAGTGCCCGCTGGTGGGGCCAGGCCCCATGCACCGCCGCCACCTGCTGCTCCCTGCCAGG GTCCCTAGGCCTGGCCTATCGGAGGCGCGTTCCTTGCTCCTGTTCGCCTCTGCTCTGGCTGGTGCCGCCGCCCTGGGCTGCATTGGGTTGGTGGCCTGCGCCGGCTATCTTGCCACAGTCTGACCCCGCCCGGGAGCCGCCTTCGCCGCCTGAACCCTAG
- the DMPK gene encoding myotonin-protein kinase isoform X2, which produces MVLPARHVSRGAAEAASAAGAGPRLPGAGAPARPSPGRPPGAGRVRPGPGQVCGRLPGVGPKLRVSQSVVQEPPVSEPRVEPIAERLKEARLQRDDFEILKVIGRGAFSEVAVVKMKQTGQVYAMKIMNKWDMLKRGEVSCFREERDVLVNGDQRWITQLHFAFQDENYLYLVMEYYVGGDLLTLLSKFGERIPAEMARFYLAEIVMAIDSVHRLGYVHRDIKPDNILLDRCGHIRLADFGSCLKLRADGTVRSLVAVGTPDYLSPEILQAVGGGPGTGSYGPECDWWALGVLAYEMFYGQTPFYADSTAETYGKIVHYKEHLSLPLADAGVPDEVRDLIQQLLCPPETRLGRNGAGDFQKHPFFFGLDWDSLRDSAPPFTPDFEGATDTCNFDVVEDGLTAMVSGGGETLSDMQEGTPLGVHLPFVGYSSYSCMALGDDEIPGSTPMELEAEALPEPLQEPSLEPTVPPPEETAEAAVPEAIPEAVAEAQVTLRELQEALEEEVLTRQSLSQELEAIRTANQNFASQLREAQARNRDLEAHVRQLQERMELLQAGGAAAVTGVPSPRATDPPSHLDGPPAVALGQCPLVGPGPMHRRHLLLPARVPRPGLSEARSLLLFASALAGAAALGCIGLVACAGYLATV; this is translated from the exons ATGGTGCTGCCTGCCCGACATGTCAGCCGAGGTGCGGCTGAGGCGGCTTCAGCAGCTGGTGCTGGACCCCGGCTTCCTGGGGCTGGAGCCCCTGCTCGACCTTCTCCTGGGCGTCCACCAGGAGCTGGGCGCGTCCGACCTGGCCCAGGACAAGTATGTGGCCGACTTCCTGGAGTGGG CCCTAAACTCAGGGTTTCCCAGAGTGTGGTCCAAGAGCCACCAGTATCTGAGCCTAG agtgGAGCCCATCGCGGAGAGGCTTAAGGAGGCCCGACTGCAGAGGGATGACTTCGAGATTCTGAAGGTGATCGGACGCGGGGCGTTCAGCGAG GTGGCGGTGGTGAAGATGAAGCAGACGGGCCAGGTGTACGCCATGAAGATCATGAACAAGTGGGACATGCTGAAGAGAGGCGAG GTGTCGTGCTTCCGCGAAGAGAGGGATGTGTTGGTGAACGGGGACCAGCGCTGGATCACGCAGCTGCACTTCGCCTTCCAGGACGAGAACTACCTG TACCTGGTCATGGAGTACTACGTGGGCGGGGACCTGCTAACGCTGCTGAGCAAGTTTGGGGAGCGGATCCCGGCCGAGATGGCGCGCTTCTACCTGGCCGAGATTGTCATGGCCATAGACTCGGTGCACCGGCTGGGCTACGTGCACAG GGACATCAAACCGGACAACATCCTGCTGGACCGCTGCGGCCACATCCGCTTGGCCGACTTCGGCTCCTGCCTCAAGTTGCGGGCGGATGGAACG GTGCGGTCACTGGTGGCTGTGGGCACCCCGGACTACTTGTCTCCCGAGATCCTGCAGGCCGTGGGCGGTGGGCCCGGGACTGGCAGCTACGGGCCCGAGTGTGACTGGTGGGCACTGGGCGTGCTCGCCTATGAAATGTTCTATGGGCAGACGCCCTTCTACGCCGACTCCACGGCTGAGACCTACGGCAAGATCGTGCACTACAAG GAGCACCTGTCTCTACCGCTGGCAGACGCAGGAGTCCCCGACGAGGTTCGCGATCTCATCCAGCAGCTGCTGTGTCCCCCCGAGACGCGCCTGGGCCGGAATGGAGCAGGCGATTTCCAGAAGCATCCTTTCTTCTTTGGCCTTGACTGGGACAGCCTCCGAGACAGCGCGCCCCCCTTTACGCCGGATTTCGAGGGTGCCACGGACACATGCAACTTCGATGTGGTGGAAGACGGGCTCACTGCCATGGTGAGCGGGGGCGGG GAGACGCTGTCGGATATGCAGGAGGGCACGCCACTGGGGGTCCACCTGCCTTTCGTGGGCTACTCCTCCTATTCCTGCATGGCCCTTGG ggATGATGAGATCCCGGGCTCCACGCCCATGGAACTGGAGGCCGAGGCGTTGCCTGAGCCATTGCAAGAGCCCAGCCTGGAACCCACGGTGCCCCCACCAGAGGAAACA GCTGAAGCGGCAGTTCCGGAGGCCATTCCGGAGGCGGTGGCAGAGGCCCAGGTGACGCTGCGGGAACTCCAGGaggccctggaggaggaggtgctCACCCGACAGAGCCTGAGCCAGGAGCTGGAGGCCATCCGAACGGCCAACCAGAACTTCGCCAG CCAACTCCGCGAGGCCCAGGCCCGTAACCGAGACCTGGAGGCGCACGTCCGGCAGCTGCAGGAGCGGATGGAGTTGCTTCAGGCCGGGGGAGCCGCAG ctGTCACGGGGGTCCCCAGTCCCCGGGCCACGGATCCACCTTCCCAT CTAGATGGCCCCCCGGCCGTGGCTCTGGGCCAGTGCCCGCTGGTGGGGCCAGGCCCCATGCACCGCCGCCACCTGCTGCTCCCTGCCAGG GTCCCTAGGCCTGGCCTATCGGAGGCGCGTTCCTTGCTCCTGTTCGCCTCTGCTCTGGCTGGTGCCGCCGCCCTGGGCTGCATTGGGTTGGTGGCCTGCGCCGGCTATCTTGCCACAGTCTGA
- the DMPK gene encoding myotonin-protein kinase isoform X7, whose amino-acid sequence MSAEVRLRRLQQLVLDPGFLGLEPLLDLLLGVHQELGASDLAQDKYVADFLEWVEPIAERLKEARLQRDDFEILKVIGRGAFSEVAVVKMKQTGQVYAMKIMNKWDMLKRGEVSCFREERDVLVNGDQRWITQLHFAFQDENYLYLVMEYYVGGDLLTLLSKFGERIPAEMARFYLAEIVMAIDSVHRLGYVHRDIKPDNILLDRCGHIRLADFGSCLKLRADGTVRSLVAVGTPDYLSPEILQAVGGGPGTGSYGPECDWWALGVLAYEMFYGQTPFYADSTAETYGKIVHYKEHLSLPLADAGVPDEVRDLIQQLLCPPETRLGRNGAGDFQKHPFFFGLDWDSLRDSAPPFTPDFEGATDTCNFDVVEDGLTAMVSGGGETLSDMQEGTPLGVHLPFVGYSSYSCMALGDDEIPGSTPMELEAEALPEPLQEPSLEPTVPPPEETAEAAVPEAIPEAVAEAQVTLRELQEALEEEVLTRQSLSQELEAIRTANQNFASQLREAQARNRDLEAHVRQLQERMELLQAGGAAAVTGVPSPRATDPPSHVPRPGLSEARSLLLFASALAGAAALGCIGLVACAGYLATV is encoded by the exons ATGTCAGCCGAGGTGCGGCTGAGGCGGCTTCAGCAGCTGGTGCTGGACCCCGGCTTCCTGGGGCTGGAGCCCCTGCTCGACCTTCTCCTGGGCGTCCACCAGGAGCTGGGCGCGTCCGACCTGGCCCAGGACAAGTATGTGGCCGACTTCCTGGAGTGGG tgGAGCCCATCGCGGAGAGGCTTAAGGAGGCCCGACTGCAGAGGGATGACTTCGAGATTCTGAAGGTGATCGGACGCGGGGCGTTCAGCGAG GTGGCGGTGGTGAAGATGAAGCAGACGGGCCAGGTGTACGCCATGAAGATCATGAACAAGTGGGACATGCTGAAGAGAGGCGAG GTGTCGTGCTTCCGCGAAGAGAGGGATGTGTTGGTGAACGGGGACCAGCGCTGGATCACGCAGCTGCACTTCGCCTTCCAGGACGAGAACTACCTG TACCTGGTCATGGAGTACTACGTGGGCGGGGACCTGCTAACGCTGCTGAGCAAGTTTGGGGAGCGGATCCCGGCCGAGATGGCGCGCTTCTACCTGGCCGAGATTGTCATGGCCATAGACTCGGTGCACCGGCTGGGCTACGTGCACAG GGACATCAAACCGGACAACATCCTGCTGGACCGCTGCGGCCACATCCGCTTGGCCGACTTCGGCTCCTGCCTCAAGTTGCGGGCGGATGGAACG GTGCGGTCACTGGTGGCTGTGGGCACCCCGGACTACTTGTCTCCCGAGATCCTGCAGGCCGTGGGCGGTGGGCCCGGGACTGGCAGCTACGGGCCCGAGTGTGACTGGTGGGCACTGGGCGTGCTCGCCTATGAAATGTTCTATGGGCAGACGCCCTTCTACGCCGACTCCACGGCTGAGACCTACGGCAAGATCGTGCACTACAAG GAGCACCTGTCTCTACCGCTGGCAGACGCAGGAGTCCCCGACGAGGTTCGCGATCTCATCCAGCAGCTGCTGTGTCCCCCCGAGACGCGCCTGGGCCGGAATGGAGCAGGCGATTTCCAGAAGCATCCTTTCTTCTTTGGCCTTGACTGGGACAGCCTCCGAGACAGCGCGCCCCCCTTTACGCCGGATTTCGAGGGTGCCACGGACACATGCAACTTCGATGTGGTGGAAGACGGGCTCACTGCCATGGTGAGCGGGGGCGGG GAGACGCTGTCGGATATGCAGGAGGGCACGCCACTGGGGGTCCACCTGCCTTTCGTGGGCTACTCCTCCTATTCCTGCATGGCCCTTGG ggATGATGAGATCCCGGGCTCCACGCCCATGGAACTGGAGGCCGAGGCGTTGCCTGAGCCATTGCAAGAGCCCAGCCTGGAACCCACGGTGCCCCCACCAGAGGAAACA GCTGAAGCGGCAGTTCCGGAGGCCATTCCGGAGGCGGTGGCAGAGGCCCAGGTGACGCTGCGGGAACTCCAGGaggccctggaggaggaggtgctCACCCGACAGAGCCTGAGCCAGGAGCTGGAGGCCATCCGAACGGCCAACCAGAACTTCGCCAG CCAACTCCGCGAGGCCCAGGCCCGTAACCGAGACCTGGAGGCGCACGTCCGGCAGCTGCAGGAGCGGATGGAGTTGCTTCAGGCCGGGGGAGCCGCAG ctGTCACGGGGGTCCCCAGTCCCCGGGCCACGGATCCACCTTCCCAT GTCCCTAGGCCTGGCCTATCGGAGGCGCGTTCCTTGCTCCTGTTCGCCTCTGCTCTGGCTGGTGCCGCCGCCCTGGGCTGCATTGGGTTGGTGGCCTGCGCCGGCTATCTTGCCACAGTCTGA
- the DMPK gene encoding myotonin-protein kinase isoform X3: MSAEVRLRRLQQLVLDPGFLGLEPLLDLLLGVHQELGASDLAQDKYVADFLEWVEPIAERLKEARLQRDDFEILKVIGRGAFSEVAVVKMKQTGQVYAMKIMNKWDMLKRGEVSCFREERDVLVNGDQRWITQLHFAFQDENYLYLVMEYYVGGDLLTLLSKFGERIPAEMARFYLAEIVMAIDSVHRLGYVHRDIKPDNILLDRCGHIRLADFGSCLKLRADGTVRSLVAVGTPDYLSPEILQAVGGGPGTGSYGPECDWWALGVLAYEMFYGQTPFYADSTAETYGKIVHYKEHLSLPLADAGVPDEVRDLIQQLLCPPETRLGRNGAGDFQKHPFFFGLDWDSLRDSAPPFTPDFEGATDTCNFDVVEDGLTAMVSGGGETLSDMQEGTPLGVHLPFVGYSSYSCMALGDDEIPGSTPMELEAEALPEPLQEPSLEPTVPPPEETAEAAVPEAIPEAVAEAQVTLRELQEALEEEVLTRQSLSQELEAIRTANQNFASQLREAQARNRDLEAHVRQLQERMELLQAGGAAAVTGVPSPRATDPPSHMAPRPWLWASARWWGQAPCTAATCCSLPGSLGLAYRRRVPCSCSPLLWLVPPPWAALGWWPAPAILPQSDPAREPPSPPEP, from the exons ATGTCAGCCGAGGTGCGGCTGAGGCGGCTTCAGCAGCTGGTGCTGGACCCCGGCTTCCTGGGGCTGGAGCCCCTGCTCGACCTTCTCCTGGGCGTCCACCAGGAGCTGGGCGCGTCCGACCTGGCCCAGGACAAGTATGTGGCCGACTTCCTGGAGTGGG tgGAGCCCATCGCGGAGAGGCTTAAGGAGGCCCGACTGCAGAGGGATGACTTCGAGATTCTGAAGGTGATCGGACGCGGGGCGTTCAGCGAG GTGGCGGTGGTGAAGATGAAGCAGACGGGCCAGGTGTACGCCATGAAGATCATGAACAAGTGGGACATGCTGAAGAGAGGCGAG GTGTCGTGCTTCCGCGAAGAGAGGGATGTGTTGGTGAACGGGGACCAGCGCTGGATCACGCAGCTGCACTTCGCCTTCCAGGACGAGAACTACCTG TACCTGGTCATGGAGTACTACGTGGGCGGGGACCTGCTAACGCTGCTGAGCAAGTTTGGGGAGCGGATCCCGGCCGAGATGGCGCGCTTCTACCTGGCCGAGATTGTCATGGCCATAGACTCGGTGCACCGGCTGGGCTACGTGCACAG GGACATCAAACCGGACAACATCCTGCTGGACCGCTGCGGCCACATCCGCTTGGCCGACTTCGGCTCCTGCCTCAAGTTGCGGGCGGATGGAACG GTGCGGTCACTGGTGGCTGTGGGCACCCCGGACTACTTGTCTCCCGAGATCCTGCAGGCCGTGGGCGGTGGGCCCGGGACTGGCAGCTACGGGCCCGAGTGTGACTGGTGGGCACTGGGCGTGCTCGCCTATGAAATGTTCTATGGGCAGACGCCCTTCTACGCCGACTCCACGGCTGAGACCTACGGCAAGATCGTGCACTACAAG GAGCACCTGTCTCTACCGCTGGCAGACGCAGGAGTCCCCGACGAGGTTCGCGATCTCATCCAGCAGCTGCTGTGTCCCCCCGAGACGCGCCTGGGCCGGAATGGAGCAGGCGATTTCCAGAAGCATCCTTTCTTCTTTGGCCTTGACTGGGACAGCCTCCGAGACAGCGCGCCCCCCTTTACGCCGGATTTCGAGGGTGCCACGGACACATGCAACTTCGATGTGGTGGAAGACGGGCTCACTGCCATGGTGAGCGGGGGCGGG GAGACGCTGTCGGATATGCAGGAGGGCACGCCACTGGGGGTCCACCTGCCTTTCGTGGGCTACTCCTCCTATTCCTGCATGGCCCTTGG ggATGATGAGATCCCGGGCTCCACGCCCATGGAACTGGAGGCCGAGGCGTTGCCTGAGCCATTGCAAGAGCCCAGCCTGGAACCCACGGTGCCCCCACCAGAGGAAACA GCTGAAGCGGCAGTTCCGGAGGCCATTCCGGAGGCGGTGGCAGAGGCCCAGGTGACGCTGCGGGAACTCCAGGaggccctggaggaggaggtgctCACCCGACAGAGCCTGAGCCAGGAGCTGGAGGCCATCCGAACGGCCAACCAGAACTTCGCCAG CCAACTCCGCGAGGCCCAGGCCCGTAACCGAGACCTGGAGGCGCACGTCCGGCAGCTGCAGGAGCGGATGGAGTTGCTTCAGGCCGGGGGAGCCGCAG ctGTCACGGGGGTCCCCAGTCCCCGGGCCACGGATCCACCTTCCCAT ATGGCCCCCCGGCCGTGGCTCTGGGCCAGTGCCCGCTGGTGGGGCCAGGCCCCATGCACCGCCGCCACCTGCTGCTCCCTGCCAGG GTCCCTAGGCCTGGCCTATCGGAGGCGCGTTCCTTGCTCCTGTTCGCCTCTGCTCTGGCTGGTGCCGCCGCCCTGGGCTGCATTGGGTTGGTGGCCTGCGCCGGCTATCTTGCCACAGTCTGACCCCGCCCGGGAGCCGCCTTCGCCGCCTGAACCCTAG
- the DMPK gene encoding myotonin-protein kinase isoform X4, with protein MSAEVRLRRLQQLVLDPGFLGLEPLLDLLLGVHQELGASDLAQDKYVADFLEWVEPIAERLKEARLQRDDFEILKVIGRGAFSEVAVVKMKQTGQVYAMKIMNKWDMLKRGEVSCFREERDVLVNGDQRWITQLHFAFQDENYLYLVMEYYVGGDLLTLLSKFGERIPAEMARFYLAEIVMAIDSVHRLGYVHRDIKPDNILLDRCGHIRLADFGSCLKLRADGTVRSLVAVGTPDYLSPEILQAVGGGPGTGSYGPECDWWALGVLAYEMFYGQTPFYADSTAETYGKIVHYKEHLSLPLADAGVPDEVRDLIQQLLCPPETRLGRNGAGDFQKHPFFFGLDWDSLRDSAPPFTPDFEGATDTCNFDVVEDGLTAMETLSDMQEGTPLGVHLPFVGYSSYSCMALGDDEIPGSTPMELEAEALPEPLQEPSLEPTVPPPEETAEAAVPEAIPEAVAEAQVTLRELQEALEEEVLTRQSLSQELEAIRTANQNFASQLREAQARNRDLEAHVRQLQERMELLQAGGAAAVTGVPSPRATDPPSHMAPRPWLWASARWWGQAPCTAATCCSLPGSLGLAYRRRVPCSCSPLLWLVPPPWAALGWWPAPAILPQSDPAREPPSPPEP; from the exons ATGTCAGCCGAGGTGCGGCTGAGGCGGCTTCAGCAGCTGGTGCTGGACCCCGGCTTCCTGGGGCTGGAGCCCCTGCTCGACCTTCTCCTGGGCGTCCACCAGGAGCTGGGCGCGTCCGACCTGGCCCAGGACAAGTATGTGGCCGACTTCCTGGAGTGGG tgGAGCCCATCGCGGAGAGGCTTAAGGAGGCCCGACTGCAGAGGGATGACTTCGAGATTCTGAAGGTGATCGGACGCGGGGCGTTCAGCGAG GTGGCGGTGGTGAAGATGAAGCAGACGGGCCAGGTGTACGCCATGAAGATCATGAACAAGTGGGACATGCTGAAGAGAGGCGAG GTGTCGTGCTTCCGCGAAGAGAGGGATGTGTTGGTGAACGGGGACCAGCGCTGGATCACGCAGCTGCACTTCGCCTTCCAGGACGAGAACTACCTG TACCTGGTCATGGAGTACTACGTGGGCGGGGACCTGCTAACGCTGCTGAGCAAGTTTGGGGAGCGGATCCCGGCCGAGATGGCGCGCTTCTACCTGGCCGAGATTGTCATGGCCATAGACTCGGTGCACCGGCTGGGCTACGTGCACAG GGACATCAAACCGGACAACATCCTGCTGGACCGCTGCGGCCACATCCGCTTGGCCGACTTCGGCTCCTGCCTCAAGTTGCGGGCGGATGGAACG GTGCGGTCACTGGTGGCTGTGGGCACCCCGGACTACTTGTCTCCCGAGATCCTGCAGGCCGTGGGCGGTGGGCCCGGGACTGGCAGCTACGGGCCCGAGTGTGACTGGTGGGCACTGGGCGTGCTCGCCTATGAAATGTTCTATGGGCAGACGCCCTTCTACGCCGACTCCACGGCTGAGACCTACGGCAAGATCGTGCACTACAAG GAGCACCTGTCTCTACCGCTGGCAGACGCAGGAGTCCCCGACGAGGTTCGCGATCTCATCCAGCAGCTGCTGTGTCCCCCCGAGACGCGCCTGGGCCGGAATGGAGCAGGCGATTTCCAGAAGCATCCTTTCTTCTTTGGCCTTGACTGGGACAGCCTCCGAGACAGCGCGCCCCCCTTTACGCCGGATTTCGAGGGTGCCACGGACACATGCAACTTCGATGTGGTGGAAGACGGGCTCACTGCCATG GAGACGCTGTCGGATATGCAGGAGGGCACGCCACTGGGGGTCCACCTGCCTTTCGTGGGCTACTCCTCCTATTCCTGCATGGCCCTTGG ggATGATGAGATCCCGGGCTCCACGCCCATGGAACTGGAGGCCGAGGCGTTGCCTGAGCCATTGCAAGAGCCCAGCCTGGAACCCACGGTGCCCCCACCAGAGGAAACA GCTGAAGCGGCAGTTCCGGAGGCCATTCCGGAGGCGGTGGCAGAGGCCCAGGTGACGCTGCGGGAACTCCAGGaggccctggaggaggaggtgctCACCCGACAGAGCCTGAGCCAGGAGCTGGAGGCCATCCGAACGGCCAACCAGAACTTCGCCAG CCAACTCCGCGAGGCCCAGGCCCGTAACCGAGACCTGGAGGCGCACGTCCGGCAGCTGCAGGAGCGGATGGAGTTGCTTCAGGCCGGGGGAGCCGCAG ctGTCACGGGGGTCCCCAGTCCCCGGGCCACGGATCCACCTTCCCAT ATGGCCCCCCGGCCGTGGCTCTGGGCCAGTGCCCGCTGGTGGGGCCAGGCCCCATGCACCGCCGCCACCTGCTGCTCCCTGCCAGG GTCCCTAGGCCTGGCCTATCGGAGGCGCGTTCCTTGCTCCTGTTCGCCTCTGCTCTGGCTGGTGCCGCCGCCCTGGGCTGCATTGGGTTGGTGGCCTGCGCCGGCTATCTTGCCACAGTCTGACCCCGCCCGGGAGCCGCCTTCGCCGCCTGAACCCTAG